AGTTGCTTTGTCTGATATGGATGCTTGTGATAAAATAGATATTGGTTTTATAAAATCTAAAAAGAAAATAATAGAAAAAGCAAAGTTGTGCGTAATTGACACGAATATTCCAGAAGAAAGCATAAAATATTTAGTTAATAATTTTAATGTTGCTTTTTTTCTGGATACTGTTTCGACTTCAAAAGCAAAAAAGGTTAAAGATATTGTTGGAAAATTCCATACAATTAAACCAAATAGGTTGGAAGCAGAAGTTTTAACTGGTGTCGAGATAAGAAACGATAATGATGCGAAGACAGCATGTAAAATTCTTTTAGAAAAAGGAGTAAAAAATGTTTTTCTAACTTTGGGTAAAGATGGTGTAATTTGTGCAAATAAAAAAGAATTATTTAAAATAAGTATACCAGAAATAAGGGTTATAAATGCAACAGGAGCTGGTGATGCATTTTTAGCCGGTTTGGTATATAGTTATTTAAACAACTATTCTTTAAGAGAATCTGTTGTTTTTGCGATAGGCGCATCTGTTATTACATTGTCTTCAAAAGACACAATTTCAGATGAATTATCAGTAGAAAATATAAAATTAAAAATAAAGGAGTTGGGATTATGTTAGAAAAGTATCTTGTTATATCTGATGAAGTAAGAAAAGCACTGAAAGAACAGAAACCAATTGTAGCTTTAGAATCAACAATAATATCTCATGGAATGCCGTATCCACAAAACGTTGAAACAGCATT
This Marinitoga sp. 1197 DNA region includes the following protein-coding sequences:
- a CDS encoding PfkB family carbohydrate kinase, which gives rise to MTNREKEILELVKSNPFITQEEIARILNIARSSVAVHITNLIKKGYILGRGYIINEKDYVVVIGGANIDINGFSKGILKMKDSNPGKLNISLGGVGRNIAENIARMNINVKMITALGKDMYGEKILEHSKNIGIDMKDSIVLNDYNTSTYLAIIDENGDMAVALSDMDACDKIDIGFIKSKKKIIEKAKLCVIDTNIPEESIKYLVNNFNVAFFLDTVSTSKAKKVKDIVGKFHTIKPNRLEAEVLTGVEIRNDNDAKTACKILLEKGVKNVFLTLGKDGVICANKKELFKISIPEIRVINATGAGDAFLAGLVYSYLNNYSLRESVVFAIGASVITLSSKDTISDELSVENIKLKIKELGLC